Within Limisalsivibrio acetivorans, the genomic segment AATCTCGAAGGGGAGCAGCTCGCCGTCGAATATCGACAGAAACCAGTGCACCGGCCTTGCAAAGCGGAAATCGTTATCACCCCATCTCATGGACTTCTGGAAGGGTATGGCTTTTATTATTGACGGAACAAGCTCACGGAAAAGATCCCTAGTCGGAACACCGATATATTTCTTAACGCCGGCGAGGTATTCACCTTTGTCCGAGCTGACCTTTTTAAGATCGGCAGTTTCCAGACCTTTAGACTTGGCAAAGCCCAGTCCTGCCTTAGTAAGCCCTCCATCAGCATCAAAGGCGATGGACGCCGGTGGGCCCATTATGGTTTCCTCGGAGTCCTTCTGGCGTTCGGCCAGACCATCTACGTATACGTAAAGCCTTCTCGGCGTACCATCTACAGTAACACCGGAGTAGCTGACATTTGAGCTTTTAAGCTGTTTTTGGAATTCGTTTTTAAGAAAGTCGCAAGCCCTGCCGATAAATCCGGCAGGAATCTCTTCACTGCCTATCTCAAGAAGATAAAAAGACATCATTCACCCTTTTTAAAGTTAGTCCTAAAGTTATATATTCTAGGGGACCTCTTTTCAAGAGAAATTCCCTGAAACGGGCTTATTTCAAAGATTTCAGGATATTTTAATGGCATTTCCCGAATTGTTTTATCTCATGAGCCCCCAAAGGATATTATTTATTCTGCCAAACTTCACATATTAAATAGATGCAGATTCTTTTCAGAGTGTCTGGTTGAATTTCCTTTGATTTAAGAATAGGAAAAAGATGCGTATTTTATGTGTGTAATATTTACATCTAAAAATTTACACGCTTTATATTGACATTTCTGATGATTGGATTTATGAATTATCAAATTTAGATAGGATAATTAGGATGAGTGCATACACTTCAATACAGATTATAAGCGGGATCAGGAAGCTTTCCAGGTTCCTTGACAAATACTCAAAGTATCTGAACAACAAGTATCAAATAACCCTCCCCCAGCTTCTCTGCCTCCATGAGATTCAGAAGGAGGACGGCATTAACCTCACAGAGCTCACGAAGCGGATCAACATAAATAACAGTGCCATTACAGGTATTGTGGACCGCCTTGAGGCAAAGGGGTATGTTCAGCGTGCTAAAACGGGTAAGGATCGCAGAACGATCAATATCCTGCTCACCGAAGCGGGCAGGGAGTTTACAAACCGCTCCTTTGCCATCCTCGAAGAGGACAGTTTCTACGACGACGGAAAGATCAATGACGAGGACGCAGTTAGCCTGATGGAGAGCCTGAATACGATAATCGGTTCCCTCGATCCAGAGGTAAAGAAAATCGACCTTGTGTAGGTTGGGTGTCGACCTTTCTAAAATTATTTTTTGGAATTTACCATCCATATAATCTGGGAAATTCATCATCCTGAGAATTTCCCTGGTCTGATTTTATCTATGGAATTTACCATTCATGGAAATTCCATTGTTGTTCGGGCAAGGATACCTTGCCCTCTCGCACTTCCGGCTACATAAATTGAATACAATTCAATTTAGTTTCGCCTGCAGAGCTCCCATCCATGGGAGCCTTTTATATATATCAACCTTAAATGTTTGATTAGCAAAAGCTTTCATGGATGAAAGTGCGCTTGCGTAATTGAGAAGGAAGCCCTTTTCTTTGAATGTCAGAATAATTCCATGGACGGTAAATTATTCAAATAGATAAAAGATTTTTTGAGGGTTTGTTAAGGGGTGGTGTGTTCCTGAAAATTTACCTTAGTCTTTAATTATATGTATGGAATTTACCATCCATGGAAATTCCATTGTTGTTCGGGCAAGGAGACCTTGC encodes:
- a CDS encoding MarR family winged helix-turn-helix transcriptional regulator, giving the protein MSAYTSIQIISGIRKLSRFLDKYSKYLNNKYQITLPQLLCLHEIQKEDGINLTELTKRININNSAITGIVDRLEAKGYVQRAKTGKDRRTINILLTEAGREFTNRSFAILEEDSFYDDGKINDEDAVSLMESLNTIIGSLDPEVKKIDLV